In Leptospira harrisiae, a genomic segment contains:
- a CDS encoding TRL domain-containing protein, giving the protein MKLKIASIAIFSLVALVNCSSGYQTGGFAVFQNYTLNKDVSTGTDLGTKTGKACVSNIMGWMTTGEGGIKEASAKVDMKKVKAVDYQITGFLGFWTRVCTIARGD; this is encoded by the coding sequence ATGAAGTTAAAAATAGCATCGATTGCAATTTTTTCTCTAGTCGCTTTGGTGAATTGTTCATCAGGGTATCAGACTGGTGGGTTTGCAGTGTTCCAAAACTACACTTTGAATAAAGACGTTTCAACCGGTACAGACCTTGGAACAAAAACTGGTAAAGCATGTGTATCCAACATTATGGGTTGGATGACAACTGGCGAAGGCGGAATTAAAGAAGCAAGTGCAAAAGTAGATATGAAAAAAGTAAAAGCAGTAGACTACCAAATCACTGGTTTTCTTGGCTTCTGGACAAGAGTTTGTACAATTGCAAGGGGAGACTAA
- a CDS encoding TRL domain-containing protein — protein sequence MKKINLLFVMMIGFALFNCSVAGPGYGINPGYLYTNVTLNKDISTATEVGAKTGDACAYSIAYAITVGDASIKSAQEDGGIKVVKAVDYQYTNIFGLFTSICTIARGD from the coding sequence ATGAAAAAAATTAACCTTTTATTTGTTATGATGATAGGGTTTGCCCTTTTCAATTGTTCCGTTGCTGGTCCAGGATATGGAATTAACCCAGGATACTTGTACACCAATGTAACACTCAATAAGGATATTTCAACTGCAACCGAAGTTGGAGCTAAAACTGGAGATGCTTGTGCGTATTCCATTGCTTATGCAATTACTGTTGGAGATGCAAGTATTAAGAGTGCCCAAGAAGATGGTGGAATCAAGGTTGTGAAAGCTGTTGATTATCAATATACTAATATTTTTGGTCTTTTTACTAGCATTTGTACGATCGCAAGAGGAGACTAA
- a CDS encoding DUF3015 family protein has protein sequence MKKLTLISTIGISMVLLASQMSAAPKYGMAGCGLGTLVMPGGNQIFVATTNGTAGSQTFGITTGTSNCTADGVAQKEHAREIYVHMNFDSLEQEMAAGKGEKLSNLATLFECKSGARFSEVVKENYSRIFTEESKANPSLMLSNLHETLEKDQTVKNYCKI, from the coding sequence ATGAAAAAGTTAACACTCATCTCCACGATCGGAATCTCTATGGTTCTCCTTGCTTCTCAAATGTCTGCTGCACCTAAATATGGTATGGCGGGATGTGGACTAGGAACTCTTGTCATGCCTGGTGGTAATCAGATATTTGTTGCTACAACAAATGGAACTGCGGGAAGCCAAACTTTTGGGATCACTACTGGAACTTCAAACTGTACAGCAGATGGCGTTGCCCAAAAAGAACATGCACGTGAAATTTATGTGCATATGAACTTTGATAGTTTGGAACAAGAAATGGCAGCTGGTAAAGGGGAAAAACTTTCTAACCTAGCCACTCTTTTTGAATGTAAATCTGGTGCTCGATTCAGCGAAGTAGTGAAAGAAAACTACTCTAGAATCTTCACTGAAGAATCAAAAGCAAACCCTAGTTTGATGTTGTCAAACCTCCATGAAACTCTGGAAAAAGACCAAACAGTAAAAAATTACTGCAAAATCTAA
- a CDS encoding TRL domain-containing protein — MKNLIKVLGILIIAVFFANCSVQYTTPPGYLFQNITMNKDVSTGNDLGTKTGTACTHGILSILYLGDGGIGAAAEQGGIKVVKAVDYSRLSLLTLLYSRVCTIARGD; from the coding sequence ATGAAGAATTTAATTAAAGTATTAGGTATATTAATCATCGCTGTTTTTTTTGCCAATTGTTCCGTTCAATACACAACACCACCGGGATATCTTTTTCAGAATATTACAATGAACAAAGACGTTTCCACTGGAAATGACCTTGGAACAAAAACAGGAACTGCTTGTACTCACGGTATTCTTTCTATCTTGTATTTAGGAGATGGTGGCATTGGTGCAGCGGCAGAACAAGGTGGAATCAAAGTTGTGAAAGCTGTTGATTATTCACGACTTTCTTTGTTAACTCTCTTATACAGCAGAGTTTGTACAATTGCGAGAGGAGACTAA
- a CDS encoding DUF3015 domain-containing protein, with the protein MGKRITSILFLSAAVVAVALTSTAVEAKKYGMAGCGLGTYVFHKNDGEQILVATTNGIYANQSFGITSGTSNCTADGVVKQDKVQELFVTMNYDSLGQEMASGKGEKLESLGSLLGCSSDSISRFSQVTKENYAKLITEDSTPASLLSAVKSEVKSDKILAKSCSQI; encoded by the coding sequence ATGGGAAAAAGAATTACCTCAATCCTATTTTTGTCTGCTGCCGTTGTAGCTGTCGCACTGACATCTACTGCTGTAGAAGCAAAAAAATATGGTATGGCTGGTTGTGGGCTGGGAACATACGTGTTCCATAAGAATGACGGTGAGCAAATCTTAGTTGCTACAACAAATGGAATTTACGCTAACCAATCTTTTGGCATTACATCTGGAACTTCCAACTGTACTGCTGACGGTGTTGTGAAACAAGACAAAGTACAAGAGTTGTTTGTAACAATGAATTACGATTCTCTAGGCCAAGAAATGGCTTCTGGGAAAGGGGAAAAATTAGAGTCTCTTGGTAGCCTTCTAGGTTGCTCTAGTGATTCAATTTCAAGATTTAGCCAAGTGACGAAAGAAAACTACGCTAAACTCATCACCGAAGATTCAACTCCCGCAAGTTTACTTTCCGCAGTTAAATCAGAAGTTAAAAGCGATAAAATCCTCGCTAAGTCTTGCTCACAAATCTAA